A stretch of Desulfobacter hydrogenophilus DNA encodes these proteins:
- a CDS encoding Bcr/CflA family efflux MFS transporter, whose translation MKKQSFFGDRSLLAMLALLSAFPPLSTDLYLPALPRVMSAMQTTQGPVNLSLSLFLVFFAAGILIWGPVSEKYGRKPVLLTGLGLYLLGSIGCALSLNVIQLILARVVQAFGGGAAEAVVTAMVKDMYTGRQRESVLAVVMAMVVAAPVVAPVLGAWLITFMSWKAIFWSLTGVGSLALCLSLFLDETLEQRYAGSLLQSLGRLAIVLKNPGFSVPLGIFSLVPLPLMAFIGASSFIYIEGFGMGENLYSLYFAFNALGALAGPLLYIRLSQRIRPGTVITGGFGVIVICGIIIDAAGSLSPVLFALTMLTATIAINMMRPPTASLLLSQQDKDTGSAASLINFTSMFMGSLGMFLISLVPAHLIPGIGLMQIVVGGVCGSLWLLVRSKAFIRQEE comes from the coding sequence ATGAAGAAACAGTCATTTTTTGGTGACCGCAGTCTCCTTGCCATGCTGGCCCTGCTCAGTGCGTTTCCTCCCTTGTCCACAGACCTTTATCTGCCGGCCCTTCCCCGTGTGATGTCTGCGATGCAGACAACCCAAGGCCCGGTTAACCTGAGCCTGAGCCTGTTCTTGGTCTTTTTTGCCGCCGGTATCCTGATCTGGGGTCCTGTCAGCGAGAAATACGGCAGAAAACCCGTTCTTCTGACAGGCCTTGGCCTGTACTTGCTTGGCAGTATTGGATGTGCCCTCTCCCTGAACGTGATCCAGCTTATTCTGGCCAGAGTGGTTCAGGCCTTTGGCGGTGGGGCTGCAGAGGCGGTTGTCACTGCCATGGTCAAGGATATGTATACCGGCCGCCAACGGGAGTCGGTCCTGGCTGTGGTCATGGCCATGGTGGTGGCCGCCCCTGTTGTGGCCCCGGTGCTGGGCGCATGGCTCATAACCTTCATGTCCTGGAAGGCCATTTTCTGGTCTTTGACCGGTGTGGGGAGCCTTGCGCTCTGCCTTTCACTGTTCCTGGACGAGACCCTTGAACAAAGGTATGCGGGCTCCCTTTTACAATCCCTTGGCCGGCTTGCTATTGTATTGAAAAATCCGGGATTCTCAGTTCCTCTGGGAATTTTTTCCCTGGTTCCCCTGCCGTTGATGGCCTTTATCGGGGCCTCCTCATTTATATATATCGAAGGCTTTGGCATGGGTGAAAACCTGTACAGTTTATATTTCGCCTTTAACGCCCTTGGTGCACTGGCAGGCCCTTTGCTGTATATCCGGCTGTCACAACGGATTCGTCCGGGCACCGTCATTACAGGCGGATTTGGGGTTATAGTCATCTGCGGCATTATAATTGATGCGGCCGGCAGCCTTTCTCCTGTCCTGTTCGCTCTGACCATGCTCACAGCCACCATTGCCATAAATATGATGCGGCCGCCTACGGCAAGTCTGCTGTTGTCACAACAGGACAAAGACACGGGCTCTGCCGCATCTTTGATAAACTTTACAAGCATGTTCATGGGGAGCCTTGGCATGTTTCTTATTTCTCTTGTCCCTGCACACCTGATTCCAGGCATAGGCCTTATGCAGATTGTCGTGGGCGGTGTCTGCGGAAGCCTCTGGCTCCTTGTCCGGAGCAAAGCCTTTATTCGGCAGGAAGAATAA
- a CDS encoding ferric reductase-like transmembrane domain-containing protein, translating into MSTYIKSRFFRLSILVFMGIPVLIWATGNFPERTVLKESLSIITILAFCQMIGQFFWARTSRSFMTDLTMGRVVKYHKVIGYTFITILFLHPFYLVIPRFFESGISPVDAFVTIITTMNQGVVLGIIAWCLMLVLGMTSFLRDKLPMTYKTWRIFHGILAMLFISIAAWHTMDLGRHATPAMSILISILTAGGILLLLKTYTFKKSKK; encoded by the coding sequence ATGAGCACATATATAAAAAGCAGATTCTTTCGACTATCCATACTGGTTTTCATGGGCATACCGGTGCTTATCTGGGCAACGGGTAATTTCCCGGAGCGTACCGTATTGAAAGAATCGCTTTCCATTATAACCATTCTGGCCTTTTGCCAGATGATCGGACAGTTTTTCTGGGCACGCACCAGCAGATCCTTCATGACCGATCTTACCATGGGCCGCGTGGTAAAATATCATAAAGTCATTGGGTATACATTTATCACCATTTTATTTTTACATCCGTTTTATCTTGTGATTCCACGCTTCTTTGAATCGGGCATTTCCCCTGTGGACGCCTTTGTTACCATCATCACCACCATGAATCAGGGGGTTGTGCTGGGTATCATTGCATGGTGCCTAATGCTGGTATTGGGCATGACTTCTTTTTTGCGGGACAAACTGCCCATGACATACAAAACCTGGCGGATTTTTCACGGCATTCTGGCAATGCTGTTTATTTCTATTGCCGCATGGCACACCATGGATCTTGGCCGGCATGCCACCCCTGCCATGTCAATTTTAATCAGCATACTGACCGCAGGCGGAATTTTGCTTCTTTTAAAAACCTATACATTTAAAAAATCAAAGAAATAA
- a CDS encoding FAD-dependent oxidoreductase: protein MTSSQKSKGVSRRKFITLAGGAAGLATMAVIGLFPEQGACSANVPEIDIDKIKNAENETDVLVIGGGMAGLFAAVKAHDAGSKVMLVSKGRLGSSGQTPFAKGIFSFDPDSEKMSLDEFTDKVSRSALGTNNPVYTRQMAEHSLSRVNELKEWGFFDSPLYNKSFSNPVEKRNIPVKERIVITHLIKEKGRIAGAAGFSLDEEKVHFFKAKSVILCTGAGGFKPNGFPICDLTHDGTVMAYNIGAKVTGKEWNDGHPGQAEHPAACFDGWHGMFERKPGTTGVEVHHDLGMDLNYKAYMNGNPVKMGPPGAGGEKEPEGGPYVPDEFKRNGHPGGERGPKDGKRPGPGGPPKEGGAPPGMGGTSVGGSSAGMAIHKSEGLTPINEKCESTIPGLYAAGDALGSYMAGAIYTQIGSSLAGSAVQGGVAGKAAAEYCQGVKMPEISKSKMNEVQAQILAPLKKESGYSPAWVTQTLQGIMIPNFIIYIKKERLLNAALAYVEELRDHHIPMLKAANLHELRLAFETANMIISAEMKLKASLMRKESRCSHYRLDYPQTDTQNWNAWINIYKGSDGSMKFEKQPFGTWPA, encoded by the coding sequence ATGACATCTTCACAAAAATCAAAAGGCGTGTCCCGCCGCAAGTTCATAACCCTTGCAGGCGGAGCAGCAGGGCTTGCGACCATGGCTGTGATTGGGTTATTTCCTGAACAGGGAGCGTGCAGCGCCAATGTCCCTGAAATTGATATCGACAAAATAAAAAATGCCGAAAACGAAACGGATGTCCTGGTTATCGGCGGCGGGATGGCAGGATTATTTGCCGCGGTCAAGGCACATGATGCAGGTTCCAAAGTAATGCTTGTCTCCAAAGGCCGTCTGGGTTCTTCAGGTCAGACGCCCTTTGCAAAAGGAATATTCTCTTTCGATCCTGATTCTGAAAAAATGAGTCTTGATGAATTTACAGACAAAGTCTCACGGTCTGCATTGGGGACCAATAATCCGGTTTATACCCGGCAAATGGCTGAGCATTCCCTGTCCCGGGTCAATGAACTCAAGGAATGGGGTTTTTTTGACTCACCTCTTTATAACAAGAGTTTTAGCAACCCGGTCGAAAAAAGAAATATCCCAGTCAAAGAAAGAATCGTAATCACCCATTTGATTAAAGAAAAAGGGCGGATTGCCGGTGCCGCCGGTTTCAGCCTGGATGAAGAAAAAGTCCATTTTTTCAAGGCCAAAAGCGTCATTTTGTGCACCGGGGCCGGCGGTTTCAAACCCAATGGATTTCCCATTTGTGATCTCACCCACGACGGCACTGTCATGGCCTATAACATTGGCGCCAAGGTAACCGGAAAGGAGTGGAACGACGGGCATCCCGGCCAGGCAGAACATCCTGCAGCCTGTTTTGACGGATGGCATGGTATGTTTGAAAGAAAACCCGGCACAACAGGGGTTGAAGTACACCATGATCTGGGTATGGACTTGAATTACAAGGCATACATGAACGGGAATCCCGTTAAGATGGGCCCTCCCGGTGCCGGTGGAGAAAAAGAACCTGAAGGCGGGCCCTACGTTCCCGATGAATTTAAACGAAACGGCCATCCAGGAGGCGAAAGAGGGCCCAAAGACGGAAAACGGCCCGGGCCTGGCGGCCCGCCCAAAGAGGGTGGAGCCCCTCCGGGAATGGGAGGAACAAGTGTGGGCGGTTCCTCAGCCGGAATGGCCATCCATAAATCCGAAGGACTGACACCCATCAATGAAAAATGTGAATCAACCATCCCAGGGCTATACGCTGCCGGTGATGCATTGGGTTCCTATATGGCCGGGGCAATCTATACCCAGATCGGCTCCTCATTGGCCGGTTCTGCGGTACAAGGTGGTGTTGCAGGAAAGGCGGCTGCTGAATATTGCCAGGGTGTCAAAATGCCGGAAATTTCAAAATCCAAAATGAATGAAGTACAGGCCCAGATACTTGCACCGTTAAAAAAAGAATCCGGTTACAGCCCCGCATGGGTGACCCAGACCTTGCAGGGCATCATGATTCCCAATTTCATCATATACATAAAAAAAGAAAGGCTCCTTAACGCGGCATTGGCCTATGTTGAAGAATTGAGAGATCATCACATACCAATGCTTAAAGCTGCCAATTTACACGAATTGCGGCTGGCGTTTGAAACCGCCAACATGATCATCAGCGCTGAAATGAAGCTCAAGGCATCCCTCATGCGCAAAGAGAGCCGCTGCAGTCACTATCGTCTGGATTACCCCCAGACAGATACCCAAAACTGGAATGCATGGATCAACATCTACAAGGGCAGTGACGGTTCAATGAAATTTGAAAAACAGCCCTTTGGCACCTGGCCCGCTTAA
- a CDS encoding MarR family winged helix-turn-helix transcriptional regulator: MTYENSNKPLMHLFMHIGKLLNDRLRSTLGEGGIHFGQARVLVSLMHHGELTQRMIGEGLDIKPATVTNMVKKMEVSKLIDRRRDKNDDRTIIVTLTSKGKEAAKFALAVMDQIEDEIRSELSQKEIETLRNPLEGVRNTLGGSDPGI; the protein is encoded by the coding sequence ATGACATATGAAAATTCAAACAAACCCTTGATGCATCTTTTTATGCACATAGGAAAATTGCTGAACGACAGGTTACGAAGTACACTGGGTGAGGGCGGAATTCATTTTGGGCAGGCACGGGTTTTAGTCTCACTGATGCATCATGGTGAGTTAACACAGAGGATGATTGGCGAGGGGTTGGATATCAAACCTGCAACAGTCACAAACATGGTAAAAAAAATGGAAGTCTCCAAGCTGATTGACCGTCGGCGGGATAAAAATGACGACAGAACCATAATCGTTACGCTGACTTCAAAAGGAAAAGAGGCGGCAAAATTTGCCCTGGCCGTGATGGATCAGATTGAAGATGAAATCCGTTCAGAGCTGAGCCAAAAAGAAATTGAGACATTGCGCAATCCCCTTGAAGGCGTTCGCAACACCCTTGGTGGCTCTGATCCAGGCATATGA
- a CDS encoding 4Fe-4S dicluster domain-containing protein: MTIETIQGCIGCGTCIETCPTDVIRKDPKTKKAFIAYPADCQICHLCRMYCPVDAITISPEKAIPVVVSWG; this comes from the coding sequence ATGACCATAGAAACGATTCAAGGATGTATTGGTTGTGGAACATGCATAGAAACATGCCCCACCGACGTCATTCGCAAAGATCCAAAAACAAAAAAAGCATTCATTGCATATCCGGCGGACTGCCAGATATGCCATCTGTGCAGGATGTATTGTCCTGTTGATGCCATCACCATTTCACCAGAAAAAGCCATACCGGTTGTGGTTTCATGGGGGTAA
- a CDS encoding class I SAM-dependent DNA methyltransferase: MDKKRSFDEFAEAYDAWFFDNINLLNSEVNLVAYFMKDAGDTFSVGCGSGLFESILKRDFKIPIQYGLEPSDGMAEIARKRGIIVDVTTAEDADLGEEQYDTILFNGTPSYINDLQSVFHKAYTALRKGGKIVVIDVPKESSYATMYNLAKSLETWEHPLLEGVHPRDPYPIEFVKVANWRTTTEKVEMLKTAGFQDLDYAQTLTKHPLYSNNMEEQPIPGFDCGDYVAICAFKK, translated from the coding sequence ATGGATAAAAAAAGAAGTTTTGACGAATTTGCAGAAGCATATGATGCGTGGTTTTTTGACAATATTAATCTGTTAAATTCAGAGGTGAACCTGGTCGCTTATTTTATGAAAGATGCGGGTGATACCTTTTCTGTAGGGTGCGGAAGTGGTCTTTTTGAATCAATCCTGAAAAGAGATTTTAAAATTCCCATTCAGTACGGTCTCGAACCATCAGACGGAATGGCTGAGATTGCCCGTAAACGCGGGATAATTGTTGATGTAACCACAGCGGAAGACGCCGATCTGGGCGAAGAACAATACGATACAATCCTATTCAACGGCACACCAAGCTATATCAATGACCTGCAGTCCGTGTTTCACAAAGCCTATACTGCTTTGAGAAAAGGAGGTAAAATCGTGGTTATTGATGTGCCTAAGGAAAGTTCATACGCAACCATGTATAACCTGGCAAAAAGTCTCGAAACTTGGGAACATCCTTTGTTGGAAGGAGTTCACCCAAGGGACCCGTATCCAATTGAATTTGTAAAGGTTGCCAACTGGCGTACAACTACTGAGAAAGTCGAGATGCTTAAAACAGCAGGTTTTCAAGACCTTGATTATGCACAAACGCTCACTAAACATCCGCTATATTCAAACAATATGGAAGAACAACCCATTCCGGGGTTTGACTGCGGTGATTATGTTGCCATTTGTGCCTTTAAAAAATAA